Proteins encoded in a region of the Deefgea piscis genome:
- a CDS encoding AMP-binding protein, which yields MTKPWLASYQAGVPHNVNLNEFASIPEVMQQSVLKYRDRPAFINMGKSITYGELDQLSIQFAAYLQQTLKLPFGTRIAVMMPNLLQYPVAIFGILRAGYVVVNVNPLYTPRELQHQLNDSGAEAILILANFAHTLEKIISNTAIKTTIITEIGDLLGFPKGLLVNSVVRYVKKMVPNYTLPGHTTFNKVLKQGQSNTLQSVPLTHDDIAFLQYTGGTTGVAKGAMLTHGNIVANMQQAHAWISPVVTEGQEMIVTALPLYHIFSLTANCMVFSKIGATNLLITNPRDIPDFIKTLGKYPVTCITGVNTLFNALLNNPEFAKLNFGNWKLALGGGMAVQHAVADKWQKTTKVPLVEAYGLTETSPAAMMNPMNTLEFNGMIGLPIPMTDAVIRDDAGAEVPVGERGELYIRGPQVMKGYWQRPEDTADILGADGFLATGDIAVMKPSGFFQIVDRKKDMILVSGFNVYPNEIEDVVANHPGVLEVACIGVADEKTGEAIKLVIVKKDPNLTPEEIIEFCRGQLTNYKVPRIIAFSDSLPKSNVGKILRRELRN from the coding sequence ATGACAAAGCCTTGGCTAGCCAGCTATCAAGCAGGTGTTCCACACAACGTAAATCTGAATGAATTTGCGTCAATTCCAGAAGTAATGCAGCAAAGTGTGCTCAAATACCGCGATCGACCCGCCTTTATCAACATGGGGAAATCGATCACCTACGGTGAATTAGACCAACTTTCAATTCAGTTTGCAGCGTATCTACAACAAACATTAAAACTACCATTTGGTACTCGCATCGCCGTCATGATGCCTAATTTGCTGCAATATCCGGTCGCAATTTTTGGCATTTTACGTGCGGGCTACGTCGTCGTGAACGTTAATCCGCTCTACACTCCGCGCGAATTACAACACCAACTCAATGATTCCGGCGCAGAAGCCATTTTAATTTTGGCCAATTTTGCCCACACGCTAGAAAAAATCATCAGCAACACGGCCATCAAAACCACCATCATCACCGAAATCGGCGATTTATTAGGTTTTCCCAAAGGCTTACTCGTCAACAGCGTGGTCCGCTACGTGAAAAAAATGGTGCCGAACTATACACTACCTGGGCATACCACGTTCAATAAGGTCTTAAAACAAGGGCAGAGCAATACCCTGCAGTCCGTTCCATTGACTCATGATGACATCGCCTTTTTACAATACACCGGCGGCACCACTGGCGTCGCTAAAGGCGCCATGCTCACGCACGGCAACATCGTTGCCAACATGCAGCAAGCGCACGCATGGATTAGCCCTGTTGTGACCGAAGGGCAAGAAATGATCGTTACGGCACTGCCGCTTTATCATATCTTCTCACTGACGGCCAATTGCATGGTGTTTAGTAAAATTGGCGCCACCAATTTACTCATCACCAACCCGCGCGACATTCCTGACTTCATCAAAACACTAGGGAAATACCCAGTAACCTGCATTACGGGTGTCAATACCTTATTTAACGCGCTACTCAACAACCCTGAATTTGCCAAGCTCAACTTTGGCAACTGGAAACTCGCCCTCGGCGGCGGCATGGCGGTACAACATGCCGTAGCAGATAAATGGCAAAAAACCACCAAAGTCCCTTTGGTTGAGGCCTACGGCCTCACTGAAACCTCACCGGCCGCCATGATGAACCCGATGAACACCTTGGAATTCAATGGCATGATTGGGCTACCGATTCCAATGACTGATGCTGTCATTCGTGATGATGCGGGCGCGGAAGTACCTGTGGGCGAACGTGGCGAGCTCTATATTCGCGGCCCTCAAGTCATGAAAGGCTACTGGCAACGCCCTGAAGACACCGCCGATATTTTAGGTGCCGATGGCTTTTTGGCGACAGGCGACATCGCCGTCATGAAACCGAGCGGTTTTTTCCAAATCGTCGACCGTAAAAAAGACATGATTTTAGTTTCGGGCTTTAATGTCTACCCGAACGAAATTGAAGACGTCGTCGCCAACCATCCTGGCGTACTCGAAGTGGCCTGCATCGGTGTAGCCGACGAAAAAACGGGCGAAGCCATCAAACTGGTGATTGTCAAAAAAGACCCCAATTTGACGCCAGAAGAAATCATTGAGTTTTGTCGTGGACAGCTGACTAATTACAAAGTGCCGCGAATTATTGCATTTAGCGATAGCTTACCTAAATCAAATGTGGGTAAAATTTTACGTCGCGAATTGCGTAATTAA
- the rimP gene encoding ribosome maturation factor RimP: MAANLQSVLDNTLPGLGYELVDFEMGEKGLLRIFIDKDGGVTIDDCVAVSNHLLRLFMVENIPHERLEVSSPGLDRLIKKPADFERFAGEMVKVKLRLPLPDRRRNLIGKLLGLVDDQVVIDVTGEVLKLPLASIDRVRIEPQF, encoded by the coding sequence ATGGCGGCCAATCTGCAATCTGTGTTGGACAATACCTTGCCGGGTTTAGGGTACGAATTAGTCGATTTTGAAATGGGCGAAAAAGGTTTATTGCGCATTTTCATCGACAAAGACGGTGGCGTAACTATTGATGACTGCGTGGCAGTGAGTAATCACTTGTTGCGTTTATTTATGGTTGAAAACATCCCCCATGAGCGCCTCGAGGTGTCTTCACCGGGATTGGATCGCCTCATTAAAAAACCGGCGGATTTTGAGCGATTTGCCGGTGAGATGGTGAAGGTAAAACTACGGTTGCCCTTGCCTGATCGTCGCCGAAATCTCATCGGCAAGTTATTAGGTTTGGTGGATGATCAAGTTGTGATTGATGTGACGGGCGAAGTGTTGAAATTACCTTTGGCGTCGATTGATCGCGTTCGGATCGAACCGCAGTTTTAA
- the nusA gene encoding transcription termination factor NusA, whose product MNREILVLVEALAHEKNVEKEVVFGALELALASATKKRYEEEVEIRVSIDRHTGAYRSFRVWDVVEDNDHEEPSRQIAITDAPEYSADLSVGDVWEVELEPIEFGRIGAQAAKQVILQKIRDAEREQNLNDFLQRREHIVSGSIKRIERGNAILELGKLEAILPRDQMIPKENLRVGDRVKAFLLRIDRNGRGPQLVLSRIAPEFMAKLFELEVPEIENNLIELKGVARDPGMRAKIAVKSNDQRVDPQGTCIGVRGTRVNAVSNELAGERVDIVLWSADAAQFAINALSPAEVSSIILDEDTHSMDVVVDEDNLAMAIGRGGQNVKLAAELTGWKLNIMTVDEAEQKHEEEFTKIRALFIQALDIDEDVADVLVQEGFNTLEEVAYVPLNEMLEIEAFDEETVNELRSRARDALLTQAIAREEKLEHQSEDLKTLEGMTSELATVLAENDIHTRDDLADLAVDELTEMTGIDAETAKQLIMKAREHLFA is encoded by the coding sequence ATGAATCGTGAAATTCTAGTGCTGGTCGAAGCACTTGCGCACGAAAAAAACGTGGAAAAAGAAGTTGTGTTTGGTGCGCTTGAGTTGGCGCTCGCTTCTGCAACCAAAAAACGTTACGAAGAAGAAGTTGAGATTCGCGTTTCAATTGACCGTCACACCGGTGCTTATCGTAGCTTTCGCGTATGGGACGTGGTTGAAGATAACGACCACGAAGAACCGTCGCGTCAAATCGCGATTACTGACGCCCCAGAATACAGTGCCGATTTGTCGGTGGGTGATGTATGGGAAGTCGAGTTAGAGCCGATTGAGTTCGGTCGTATTGGCGCACAAGCGGCCAAGCAAGTGATTTTGCAAAAAATCCGTGATGCTGAACGCGAACAAAATTTGAATGATTTCTTGCAACGTCGTGAACATATTGTTTCAGGTAGCATCAAGCGGATTGAGCGTGGCAATGCCATTCTTGAGCTCGGTAAGCTTGAAGCTATTTTGCCGCGCGATCAGATGATTCCAAAAGAAAACTTGCGTGTTGGTGATCGCGTTAAAGCGTTTTTATTACGTATTGATCGCAATGGCCGTGGCCCGCAATTGGTCTTGTCGCGGATTGCGCCAGAATTTATGGCAAAATTGTTTGAACTTGAAGTGCCAGAAATTGAAAACAATTTGATCGAGCTAAAAGGCGTGGCACGTGATCCAGGGATGCGCGCTAAAATTGCCGTTAAATCCAACGATCAACGTGTTGATCCACAAGGCACTTGTATCGGTGTGCGTGGTACACGGGTTAATGCGGTTAGTAATGAATTGGCCGGTGAACGTGTTGATATCGTTTTATGGTCGGCTGATGCTGCCCAGTTTGCGATTAATGCTTTGTCACCTGCAGAAGTGAGCTCAATTATTTTGGACGAAGACACCCACAGTATGGATGTCGTCGTTGATGAAGATAATTTGGCGATGGCCATTGGTCGTGGCGGCCAAAATGTGAAATTAGCGGCTGAGTTAACGGGTTGGAAACTCAACATCATGACCGTTGATGAAGCAGAGCAAAAACACGAAGAAGAATTCACTAAGATTCGCGCTTTGTTTATTCAGGCGCTGGATATTGATGAAGATGTAGCTGATGTCTTGGTACAAGAAGGCTTCAATACATTAGAAGAGGTGGCCTATGTGCCACTGAATGAAATGCTGGAAATCGAAGCGTTTGATGAAGAAACCGTAAACGAACTGCGCTCTCGTGCTCGTGATGCCTTGTTAACTCAAGCTATTGCGCGTGAAGAAAAGCTAGAGCATCAGTCCGAAGACCTGAAGACGCTGGAGGGTATGACCTCGGAATTAGCTACTGTATTGGCTGAGAACGATATACATACCCGTGACGATCTAGCAGATTTGGCGGTCGATGAATTAACCGAAATGACTGGTATCGACGCAGAAACCGCTAAACAACTGATCATGAAAGCGCGCGAACATTTGTTCGCCTAA
- the infB gene encoding translation initiation factor IF-2, giving the protein MSEPKVSQFAAELKMPTQELIEQLKAAGVNKNNADDVLSSDDKQLLLGHLKQKHGQGGDKPKVTLARKETTEIRKTDATGKSKTIQVEVRKKRVVETSATPEVVAPVAAPAPVAAPAPAPVAPKVAAPVAAPVSVIDEAQRQRREAEASRQNELYARQAAEMQAKQNRNQKPAEMVAPAAPVAEVVAAPAPVAAPAPAVKPQVQQAKPAEKAPAKATEAAKPAVKPHIKPGHEAPRVGARVDFRRPKETPIHAPEKAAPAAAAAAKPADKKPAGAAPKKDEKGGWNDGRQKKGIKTRGGDTGNDWKSKKGGKKNHAQQQADNAHAFVAPTEPVAREVDVPETISVADLAHKMAVKGVEVVKALMKMGMMVTINQVLDQETAMIIVEEMGHTPVAAKLDDPDIYLDEEAKTDHASTPRAPVVTVMGHVDHGKTSLLDYIRRAKVASGEAGGITQHIGAYHVETGKGMITFLDTPGHEAFTSMRARGAQLTDIVVLVVAADDGVMPQTIEAIHHAKAAGVPIVVAVNKIDKPEANFERIRQEMVAQEVVPEDWGGDTQFVHVSAKKGLGIDELLDAILLQAEVLELTAPVDGPAKGIIIEARLDKGRGPVASMLVQSGTLRKGDTVLAGQVYGRIRAMLDENGKPITEAGPSMPVEILGLSEVPSAGVDAMVLADEKKAREIAMFRQGKYRDVKFARQQASKLENMFAQMAEGNVQNLPIIIKADVQGSSEALSQSLQKLSTSEVRVQILHSAVGGISESDVNLALASKAVIIGFNTRADAAARKLAEAEGVDLRYYNIIYDAVDDVKAALSGMLAPERRESIIGLVEIRQVFAVSKVGTIAGCLVMEGVVKRSAGVRVLRNNLVIHQGELENLKRFKDEAKEVKAGFECGLQLKNFNDIQLGDQLEVFEVVEVARTL; this is encoded by the coding sequence ATGAGTGAACCCAAAGTCAGCCAGTTTGCTGCCGAATTAAAAATGCCAACACAAGAGCTTATCGAACAATTGAAAGCAGCTGGCGTGAACAAAAACAATGCCGATGACGTATTAAGTTCGGATGATAAGCAGCTTTTGCTCGGTCATCTGAAACAAAAGCATGGTCAAGGCGGTGATAAGCCGAAAGTAACATTGGCGCGTAAAGAAACGACTGAAATTCGTAAAACTGATGCGACTGGCAAATCAAAAACGATTCAAGTTGAAGTGCGTAAAAAGCGTGTTGTTGAGACATCTGCAACACCTGAAGTAGTTGCGCCAGTTGCCGCACCGGCACCAGTTGCCGCGCCAGCGCCAGCACCTGTAGCGCCTAAAGTGGCTGCGCCAGTTGCCGCGCCAGTTTCGGTGATTGATGAGGCTCAACGCCAACGTCGTGAAGCGGAAGCGAGCCGCCAAAATGAATTGTACGCTCGCCAAGCGGCCGAAATGCAAGCTAAGCAAAATCGCAATCAAAAGCCTGCCGAAATGGTGGCTCCTGCTGCTCCGGTAGCTGAAGTTGTGGCGGCGCCAGCGCCTGTTGCGGCTCCTGCGCCTGCGGTTAAACCACAGGTACAGCAAGCTAAGCCGGCAGAAAAAGCGCCAGCTAAAGCGACAGAAGCAGCCAAGCCTGCAGTGAAACCGCACATCAAGCCGGGCCACGAAGCGCCACGTGTTGGTGCGCGTGTCGATTTCCGTCGTCCGAAAGAAACACCAATTCATGCCCCAGAAAAAGCTGCGCCTGCAGCGGCTGCGGCGGCTAAACCAGCAGATAAAAAACCTGCTGGCGCGGCGCCGAAGAAAGATGAAAAAGGCGGCTGGAATGATGGTCGTCAGAAGAAGGGCATCAAAACTCGTGGCGGTGATACGGGTAATGATTGGAAGTCTAAAAAAGGTGGTAAGAAGAACCATGCTCAGCAGCAAGCGGATAATGCCCATGCATTTGTGGCACCGACTGAGCCTGTAGCGCGTGAAGTGGACGTGCCAGAAACGATTTCAGTTGCCGATTTGGCCCACAAAATGGCCGTTAAGGGCGTTGAAGTGGTTAAAGCGTTGATGAAGATGGGCATGATGGTCACCATCAACCAGGTGCTGGACCAAGAAACAGCAATGATTATTGTTGAAGAAATGGGCCATACACCAGTTGCTGCGAAATTGGATGATCCAGATATCTATTTGGATGAAGAAGCTAAAACTGATCATGCATCAACGCCGCGTGCGCCAGTTGTGACAGTGATGGGTCACGTTGACCATGGTAAAACCTCTTTGCTCGATTATATTCGTCGCGCAAAAGTCGCTTCGGGCGAAGCGGGTGGTATTACTCAGCACATTGGTGCGTATCACGTTGAAACAGGCAAGGGCATGATTACCTTCCTCGATACCCCGGGTCACGAGGCATTTACTTCAATGCGTGCCCGTGGTGCTCAATTGACGGATATCGTGGTGTTGGTGGTTGCTGCCGATGACGGCGTGATGCCGCAAACGATTGAAGCCATTCACCACGCGAAAGCGGCCGGTGTGCCGATCGTTGTTGCCGTGAATAAGATTGATAAGCCAGAAGCTAATTTCGAGCGTATTCGCCAAGAAATGGTAGCGCAAGAAGTGGTGCCGGAAGATTGGGGTGGTGATACTCAATTCGTTCATGTATCAGCGAAAAAAGGCTTAGGGATTGATGAGTTGCTGGATGCAATTCTGTTGCAAGCTGAAGTGCTTGAGTTGACTGCGCCAGTTGATGGTCCTGCTAAAGGGATTATTATCGAAGCTCGCTTGGATAAAGGTCGTGGTCCGGTTGCTTCAATGCTGGTTCAGTCTGGTACTTTACGCAAAGGCGATACTGTCTTGGCTGGTCAGGTTTATGGCCGTATCCGTGCGATGTTGGATGAAAATGGTAAGCCAATTACTGAAGCAGGCCCATCAATGCCTGTTGAAATTCTTGGTTTGTCGGAAGTGCCATCTGCCGGTGTTGATGCCATGGTATTGGCTGACGAGAAAAAAGCGCGTGAAATTGCGATGTTCCGTCAAGGTAAATACCGTGATGTGAAATTTGCTCGTCAACAAGCATCTAAGCTTGAGAATATGTTTGCGCAAATGGCGGAAGGCAATGTTCAAAACTTGCCAATCATTATTAAAGCTGACGTTCAGGGTTCTTCAGAAGCCTTGTCACAAAGCTTGCAGAAACTATCTACCAGCGAAGTGCGGGTACAAATCTTGCACAGTGCTGTAGGTGGTATCTCTGAGTCAGATGTGAATTTGGCTCTGGCTTCTAAAGCGGTCATTATTGGCTTTAATACCCGTGCTGATGCGGCTGCGCGTAAATTGGCTGAGGCTGAAGGCGTTGATTTACGTTACTACAACATTATTTATGATGCTGTAGATGATGTGAAGGCGGCCTTGTCGGGCATGTTGGCACCAGAGCGTCGTGAGTCGATCATTGGTCTGGTTGAGATTCGTCAGGTCTTTGCTGTATCTAAAGTGGGTACGATTGCAGGTTGCTTGGTGATGGAAGGTGTTGTTAAACGTTCGGCAGGTGTTCGTGTCTTGCGTAACAACTTGGTAATCCATCAAGGCGAGCTGGAAAATCTCAAACGCTTTAAAGATGAAGCTAAAGAAGTGAAAGCTGGTTTCGAATGTGGCTTGCAGTTGAAAAACTTTAACGATATTCAATTGGGCGACCAGTTGGAAGTCTTTGAAGTGGTCGAGGTTGCTCGTACGCTGTGA
- the rbfA gene encoding 30S ribosome-binding factor RbfA has translation MANKQFTRADRVAQQIQRDLATVIRAELDHPLASLITVTDVEVSRDYSHAKVFYTFLGDVSHRPEIARLLEGTKGFLRAQIARGFSLYKMPELHFEYDESIEYGMNLTQKIDQANALPKAPEEDGQA, from the coding sequence ATGGCTAATAAACAATTTACTCGTGCTGACCGTGTCGCTCAGCAAATTCAACGCGATTTGGCTACGGTGATTCGTGCCGAGTTGGATCATCCGCTAGCTTCGCTCATTACGGTGACTGACGTTGAAGTTTCACGTGATTATTCGCACGCCAAGGTGTTTTATACTTTTTTGGGTGACGTGAGTCATCGTCCAGAAATCGCTCGTTTGCTTGAAGGTACTAAAGGCTTTTTACGTGCGCAAATCGCTCGTGGGTTTTCTTTGTATAAAATGCCTGAGTTGCATTTTGAATATGATGAATCCATTGAGTACGGCATGAATTTAACGCAAAAAATTGATCAGGCTAATGCATTGCCGAAAGCGCCAGAAGAAGATGGCCAAGCGTAA
- the truB gene encoding tRNA pseudouridine(55) synthase TruB: MAKRKIDGVLLLDKPFGFSSNGALLKCRWLLQAEKGGHTGVLDPFATGLLPLCFGEATKFAQRMLDADKGYRATIRFGQMSTTLDGEGEISETGVAPADLAEIMPILAQFTGPIEQTPPMYSALKVAGKALYEYAREGVVLERKSRPITIYEINVVSYDAPVLVVDVLCSKGTYIRVLAEDIGNALGCGAYLSGLRRTLTGGFKLEDAITLDEYIAMDMPLREAKLLPAEQLIIELPSVQLNLSQTALMRNGMPILDLVKPPQGELRLYGLSEKSDNPVFIGLGEVGADGVLRPKRLLSTHVG; the protein is encoded by the coding sequence ATGGCCAAGCGTAAAATTGATGGTGTTTTATTGCTAGACAAGCCGTTTGGATTTTCAAGTAATGGCGCTTTGCTTAAATGCCGCTGGTTATTACAGGCGGAAAAGGGCGGTCATACTGGGGTGTTAGATCCTTTTGCAACGGGTTTGTTGCCACTCTGTTTTGGTGAGGCGACAAAGTTTGCTCAGCGCATGCTTGATGCCGACAAGGGTTATCGCGCAACGATCCGCTTTGGGCAGATGTCAACAACGCTAGATGGCGAAGGTGAGATTAGCGAGACAGGCGTAGCTCCTGCTGATCTGGCAGAAATCATGCCGATTTTGGCTCAGTTTACCGGGCCAATTGAACAAACTCCCCCGATGTATTCAGCGCTCAAGGTTGCTGGCAAAGCGCTGTATGAATATGCCCGTGAAGGCGTTGTTTTGGAGCGAAAATCTCGCCCCATTACGATTTATGAAATCAACGTCGTTTCGTATGATGCGCCTGTGTTGGTGGTTGATGTGTTGTGTTCCAAAGGGACGTATATCCGAGTGTTGGCCGAAGATATCGGTAATGCTTTGGGTTGTGGTGCGTATTTATCTGGATTGCGTCGAACTTTGACGGGTGGTTTTAAACTCGAAGATGCCATTACCTTGGATGAATACATTGCGATGGATATGCCACTTCGCGAAGCGAAGTTGCTACCCGCTGAGCAACTTATTATTGAGTTGCCAAGTGTGCAGCTCAATCTGTCACAAACTGCACTCATGCGCAATGGTATGCCTATTTTGGATTTGGTCAAACCGCCGCAGGGTGAGTTAAGGCTTTACGGACTTAGCGAAAAGTCGGATAATCCTGTGTTTATCGGTTTGGGTGAAGTGGGCGCTGATGGCGTGCTGCGACCCAAACGACTGCTTTCTACCCATGTGGGGTAG
- the rpsO gene encoding 30S ribosomal protein S15 codes for MSVSVAQKAELVKKFQHAEGDTGSSEVQVALLTARINDLTEHFKTHKKDHHSRRGLLAMVSRRRRLLDYLKRTNNDSYRSLIAALGLRK; via the coding sequence ATGTCTGTTTCTGTTGCTCAAAAAGCTGAATTAGTAAAAAAATTCCAACATGCGGAAGGCGATACTGGTTCTTCTGAAGTTCAAGTTGCTTTGTTGACTGCTCGTATCAATGATTTGACTGAGCATTTTAAAACACATAAGAAAGATCATCACTCACGTCGTGGTCTTTTGGCTATGGTTTCTCGTCGTCGTCGTTTGTTGGACTATCTCAAACGCACGAACAATGATAGCTATCGCAGCTTGATCGCTGCATTGGGTCTACGTAAGTAA
- the pnp gene encoding polyribonucleotide nucleotidyltransferase, producing the protein MFNKFTKSFAFGKNTVTIETGEIARQATGAVMVDVDGTSVLVTVVAARSVKPGQDFFPLTVDYQERTYAAGKIPGGFFKREGKPSEKEVLTSRLIDRPIRPLFPEGFFNDIQIIATVMSINPEVDSDIAAMIGASAALTLSGVPFDGPIGAARVGYINGEYVLCPAMSEMKDSQMDLVVAGTSQAVLMVESEANELSESVMLGAVVFGHEQMQVAINAINELADEVNPELFDWTAPVANEELIAQVRSIAAEGLAQGFKLRQKQARTQKINETWALVKDALITEETGTLAANEIKGIFKGLEGEIVRGQILAGEPRIDGRDTRTVRPISIRTGVLPRAHGSVLFTRGETQAIAAATLGTKLDEQKIDALHGGYTDNFMLHYNFPPYSTGETGRVGVPKRREIGHGRLAKRALIAMLPNKEDFAYSMRVVSEITESNGSSSMASVCGGCLALMDAGVPMKNHVAGIAMGLIKEGNAFAVLSDILGDEDHLGDMDFKVAGTENGITALQMDIKITGITKEIMRVALDQAKEGRVHIIGIMKGALDGAREEVSEHAPRLYTMKINPEKIRDVIGKGGSVIRALTEETGTQIDITEDGTITIASVSAEGAAEARRRIEEITAEVEIGRIYEGPVVKILDKNVGAIVSIMPGKDGLVHISQIANERINNVGDYLKEGEIVRVKVIEQDEKGRIRLSIKAVLNDEAAVAAPTVVEVVTESTPE; encoded by the coding sequence GTGTTCAATAAATTTACTAAATCTTTTGCTTTCGGCAAAAATACCGTCACTATCGAAACTGGTGAAATTGCCCGTCAAGCTACTGGCGCCGTGATGGTGGATGTGGATGGTACATCTGTATTAGTGACTGTCGTTGCTGCCCGCTCGGTAAAACCTGGGCAAGATTTTTTCCCGTTGACTGTTGATTACCAAGAGCGTACTTACGCTGCAGGTAAAATTCCTGGTGGTTTCTTCAAACGTGAAGGCAAACCATCGGAGAAAGAAGTATTGACGAGCCGTTTGATCGATCGTCCGATTCGTCCGTTGTTCCCTGAAGGTTTCTTTAACGACATCCAAATTATCGCAACGGTGATGTCGATTAATCCTGAAGTTGATTCTGATATCGCCGCAATGATCGGCGCTTCTGCTGCATTGACATTATCTGGCGTGCCTTTTGATGGCCCTATTGGCGCAGCGCGCGTGGGTTATATCAATGGCGAATACGTATTGTGTCCAGCGATGTCTGAAATGAAAGACAGCCAAATGGACTTAGTGGTTGCTGGTACGAGCCAAGCGGTATTGATGGTTGAGTCTGAAGCCAACGAATTATCAGAAAGTGTGATGTTGGGTGCGGTGGTATTTGGTCACGAGCAAATGCAAGTGGCTATTAACGCAATCAATGAATTGGCGGATGAAGTTAACCCAGAATTGTTTGACTGGACTGCACCTGTTGCTAATGAAGAATTGATTGCACAAGTTCGCAGTATTGCTGCTGAAGGCTTGGCGCAGGGCTTTAAACTACGTCAAAAACAAGCTCGTACACAAAAAATCAATGAAACTTGGGCTTTGGTTAAAGACGCGCTGATTACTGAAGAAACAGGCACTTTAGCGGCTAATGAAATCAAAGGTATCTTCAAAGGCTTGGAAGGCGAAATTGTTCGTGGCCAAATCCTTGCGGGTGAGCCACGTATCGATGGTCGTGATACGCGCACTGTACGCCCAATTTCGATTCGCACTGGCGTATTGCCACGCGCACACGGTTCGGTGTTGTTTACTCGTGGTGAAACTCAAGCCATTGCTGCGGCAACTTTGGGTACTAAGCTGGACGAGCAGAAAATTGATGCATTGCATGGTGGTTATACCGATAACTTCATGCTGCATTACAATTTCCCACCATATTCGACAGGCGAAACAGGTCGTGTTGGTGTGCCAAAGCGTCGCGAAATCGGTCATGGCCGTTTAGCTAAACGTGCTTTGATTGCAATGTTGCCAAACAAAGAAGACTTCGCGTATTCAATGCGCGTTGTGTCTGAAATCACTGAGTCAAATGGCTCGTCTTCAATGGCTTCGGTTTGCGGTGGTTGTTTGGCATTGATGGATGCGGGTGTGCCGATGAAAAACCACGTTGCGGGTATCGCAATGGGTTTGATTAAAGAAGGTAATGCTTTCGCTGTGTTGTCAGATATCTTAGGTGATGAAGATCACCTTGGTGATATGGACTTTAAGGTTGCAGGTACAGAAAACGGTATCACTGCGCTGCAAATGGACATCAAAATCACCGGTATCACTAAAGAGATCATGCGCGTTGCGCTTGATCAAGCTAAAGAAGGTCGTGTTCACATCATCGGTATTATGAAAGGTGCTCTTGATGGTGCCCGTGAAGAAGTGAGCGAGCATGCTCCACGTCTTTACACCATGAAAATCAATCCAGAAAAAATCCGTGATGTGATTGGTAAAGGTGGTTCGGTTATTCGTGCGTTGACTGAAGAAACTGGCACGCAAATCGACATTACTGAAGATGGCACCATTACGATTGCTTCTGTTTCGGCAGAAGGCGCGGCTGAAGCGCGTCGTCGTATTGAAGAAATTACTGCTGAAGTTGAAATTGGTCGTATCTACGAAGGTCCAGTCGTTAAGATTTTGGATAAAAACGTCGGTGCTATTGTTTCAATCATGCCTGGTAAAGATGGTTTGGTACACATTAGTCAAATCGCGAATGAGCGTATCAATAACGTGGGCGATTACCTAAAAGAAGGTGAAATTGTTCGTGTTAAAGTGATTGAGCAAGACGAAAAAGGTCGTATTCGTTTGTCAATCAAGGCTGTTTTGAATGATGAAGCTGCCGTTGCTGCGCCTACGGTGGTGGAAGTTGTGACTGAATCAACGCCAGAGTAA
- a CDS encoding phasin family protein: MTTAQQQLNDFATEQLETVLRFARISIDTADRLVQLQIETAKNTLEESARNVKQFSTFKDAQTAFSNQQKLSEAAIEQSLAYGKNLYEIASQAQTEFSKLIDERSVFFNKNVVSGLDRFVKSAPAGADVAVAAVKSTVQATAAAVDSMTKAAKQVADFADASVKAASTATADAVKTASKKTNSAGSTAQ; this comes from the coding sequence ATGACAACAGCACAGCAACAACTAAACGACTTTGCAACCGAACAACTGGAAACAGTATTGCGTTTCGCGCGCATATCAATTGATACCGCCGATCGTCTTGTTCAATTACAGATTGAAACCGCAAAAAATACGCTAGAAGAAAGTGCTCGTAATGTAAAACAATTTAGCACATTTAAAGATGCACAAACTGCATTTTCTAACCAACAAAAGCTCTCTGAAGCTGCGATTGAACAATCGCTCGCTTATGGCAAAAATTTATATGAAATCGCCTCTCAAGCCCAGACTGAATTTAGCAAACTGATTGATGAGCGCAGTGTATTTTTTAACAAGAATGTTGTTTCTGGCTTAGATCGTTTTGTTAAATCAGCACCTGCCGGGGCTGACGTTGCCGTAGCTGCAGTAAAATCAACAGTACAAGCCACTGCTGCTGCTGTAGACAGCATGACCAAAGCTGCCAAACAAGTTGCAGACTTCGCCGACGCCTCTGTAAAAGCGGCATCAACAGCCACTGCAGACGCGGTAAAAACTGCCAGCAAAAAAACCAACAGCGCAGGCTCTACAGCTCAATAA